In one Novosphingobium humi genomic region, the following are encoded:
- a CDS encoding MFS transporter, with the protein MLFLRQFYRGLTLKPQGFTMIVAGFLPVFAIIAMFPVVAAIIGHFKDLPDAAIKVPAMVTAPGYAIALLAPFAGALADRYGRRPLLLACTLAYGVVGAAPFLMENLDAIIASRILLGVCEAGILTIVNTLIADYWDDDGRRNWLMLQGLVGPFFQPLVFILVAAVAAVRWNGGFLVYLIAFPIFISMYFFLFEPKVPKAENPAAAQPAEAFPIGAALGVGALTLFASVLYYVFIVNGSIVWHEVGLSDPMAISKATFLPSFFILAGSVLFRLLSRYGNAVQIGGFLAMLGLGLAGIGMAHNVLSMQAGLILQQTGAGMAVPALIAWAQSKFSFAHRGRGMGIWTSAFFLGQAVSPIIVGFVARALGSMQMAFLAAGAAALAGAVICGLRAMQIGKPALQKPFGA; encoded by the coding sequence ATGCTCTTTTTGCGCCAATTCTATCGCGGCCTGACCCTCAAGCCGCAAGGTTTCACGATGATCGTGGCGGGCTTTCTGCCGGTCTTTGCGATCATTGCGATGTTTCCGGTGGTGGCGGCCATCATCGGCCATTTCAAGGATCTGCCCGATGCGGCCATCAAGGTGCCCGCGATGGTGACGGCGCCGGGCTATGCCATTGCGCTGCTGGCGCCTTTTGCCGGGGCGCTGGCGGATCGCTACGGGCGGCGGCCGCTGCTGCTGGCCTGCACGCTGGCCTATGGCGTGGTGGGGGCGGCGCCGTTCCTGATGGAAAATCTGGACGCCATCATCGCCTCGCGCATCCTGCTGGGCGTGTGCGAGGCGGGCATCCTGACCATCGTCAACACGCTGATCGCCGATTACTGGGATGATGACGGGCGGCGCAACTGGCTGATGCTGCAAGGTCTGGTCGGGCCGTTCTTTCAGCCTCTGGTGTTCATTCTGGTGGCAGCCGTGGCGGCGGTGCGGTGGAACGGGGGCTTCCTCGTCTATCTGATCGCCTTTCCGATCTTCATCTCGATGTATTTCTTCCTCTTTGAACCCAAGGTGCCCAAGGCGGAAAATCCGGCGGCCGCCCAGCCTGCCGAAGCCTTTCCGATCGGCGCGGCGCTGGGCGTGGGAGCGCTGACGCTGTTTGCCTCGGTGCTTTATTACGTCTTTATCGTGAACGGCAGCATCGTCTGGCACGAAGTGGGCTTGAGCGATCCGATGGCGATCAGCAAGGCCACTTTCCTGCCCAGCTTCTTCATTCTGGCCGGGTCGGTGCTGTTCCGCCTGCTGTCGCGCTATGGCAATGCGGTGCAGATCGGCGGCTTTCTGGCGATGCTGGGGCTGGGGCTGGCCGGGATCGGAATGGCGCATAATGTGCTTTCGATGCAGGCCGGGCTGATCCTCCAGCAGACCGGGGCGGGCATGGCGGTCCCGGCGCTGATCGCATGGGCGCAGTCCAAATTCTCCTTTGCCCACCGTGGGCGCGGCATGGGCATCTGGACCAGCGCCTTCTTTCTGGGGCAGGCCGTTTCGCCGATCATCGTGGGCTTTGTCGCCCGCGCTCTGGGCTCGATGCAGATGGCATTTCTGGCCGCAGGCGCCGCGGCGCTGGCCGGCGCTGTCATCTGCGGCCTGCGGGCGATGCAGATCGGCAAACCCGCGCTCCAAAAGCCGTTTGGCGCCTAG